TAAAAGAAGTAAAAGTAATAGCaattcatcaaaagaaaaaggtaaagtAATAACCAATCAATAAAGGGACCATCATTGCgacattttgttttgttcttagacattctttatatattttactcacttggtgcttcttcttttttactttgtttataAATACATGGTGCTTCTGGCTAGTTGCCATGCAAGAGCAGGAAATACTATAAAAGAAGTAAAAGTAATAGCaattcatcaaaagaaaaaggtaaaagtAATAACTAATCAATAAAGGGACAATTATTAGcatttctaaataataataatggcaaCTTTCTTCCTCATTTAAACTCGGTCCTCCAGGGCTCCTTCACAGCAACATTACCTTCATCATCAACATTGAAGCAGTTGAAGCTCACTCCCCTCGCTTTCCTCTCGATCTTTTAGCCTTCCTTTCACTAGCACTGAGGTACTTCAAGTCCACCCTCTAGCTTTCCTCTCGCTCTTTTGGCCTTTCTTTCACTTGCTACGAACAAATGGCTGAAGCAATCCTCTATGGCGTTGCACAAACCTTGATAGAAAATATGGGCTCTTGGGCTTTCCAAGAGATTGGATCGCTCTGGAATGTTGAAGATGAGCTTGAAAACATCAAGAACACTGTTACCACAATCCAAGCTATATTTCGGGATGCAGCGGAGCAGCAAAATCATAACCATCAAGTCAAAAACTGGCTTGAAAAACTCAAGGACGCAGTTTATGAAGCAGATGACTTGCTGAGTGAGTTCTACACCGAAGCTTTACAGCGAGGAGGGATGAGTGGGAATATAACAAAAAAGGTACGCAATTTGATTTCAAGTTCAAACCCACTTGTTTTTCGTCGTGAGATGCATGGTAAAATAAATGCAATGAGGCAGAAACTGGATGCAATAGCAGAAGATAGGAAAAAGTTTCACTTGGAAGAATGCAATGTAAAGCCACGTGTGAGTATGAATAGGGAAGAGACTCACTCATTTGTTCCTAATGAAAAAGTTATTGGGAGAGAAGATGATAAAAAAGCCATCA
This genomic stretch from Quercus robur chromosome 4, dhQueRobu3.1, whole genome shotgun sequence harbors:
- the LOC126722708 gene encoding disease resistance protein RGA2-like, which codes for MAEAILYGVAQTLIENMGSWAFQEIGSLWNVEDELENIKNTVTTIQAIFRDAAEQQNHNHQVKNWLEKLKDAVYEADDLLSEFYTEALQRGGMSGNITKKVRNLISSSNPLVFRREMHGKINAMRQKLDAIAEDRKKFHLEECNVKPRVSMNREETHSFVPNEKVIGREDDKKAIIKQLLDHNVEENVSVIPILGIGGLGKTTLAQFVYNNDIVKQHFQLKMWVCVSDVFDVNIIVQKII